aacacatgaattTACCATCCGGGCATGTATGGAATTAGCAGATTAAGTAATCATTTGTACAGTGTCTCATCAGAGACATAAGCGCATGCTCACCTATTTGGTGAGGCGAGTAGGTAAGGCTGCCGGTGGTGAAGATGAGGTAGGTCTTGTCCTCTCCTTCTCCAGGAGCTGTTGGAGTCACCAGATTTGGATCAGGAGCTTTAGTGCTTCTGCTGCCCATCAACCTGGCCACCTTAGTCTCCAACTCTCGATCCCGCGTAGCTATGCTTTGATGACCCTAATTCCAGCAAATACAGATACTGCACATATAACCGACAACATACAATAACAGATGAAGAGATGTTTTTAAGCATGGCTTACTGAAAGTCAGGTTTTATCTGTTGCTTTAATATTAATTGctctatattatattatctgaagttgagcaagttattacattttaatgtaaaattttgAACAATTCTGTTCACACTTCAATTTGGGGACCAATTCTTATTAATAACCATGATgtttgcctcaaactcctaattgtgttataagtactaataaacagccaatatgcatgctaataagccaCTAGTTAATACTGAGAACTGATCCCAATTTTTCTTTGGGATAACATGCACAGATGAAACTTTCAGGGAACACTTGTCAATTCAGATTTCATTGTTATAAatgcttaaaatatatattttatatttatattcaaattttgatctataaaataaaaatagatatttttcaaaaatgaaacgCTTGTATTTGATGAATATATACAGTCATCTTTTGATTTACATCCCAAAATAATATGCAAAATACTTGATTTGATCTTGCTGTATATATCTCCAATACAATGCTTTTGTTGGAgaagaatgttttaaaaaattaagaaaaccaTTTCCCATTTCTCCAGCAGATCCAATGTGTTCTGTATCTTTGTAAGTACATGAAAACAGTCTTCACTACTAAGtatgaaaacacacaaaaaatcttAAGTGGTTTGAAATGTTGTAGGTGCAGCAATCTCTATGGTTCTTACGTGTATAACATGCTGAATCCCGGATGGGTTACATGAGGGCAGATGTCCTGACACTCTTTTTTCTCCTCGTTCCTCATCCTCCTTGTCCTCATCAtgttcatcctcctcctcttcactgTCTGTGTTTCCCAGATCAAAAAAGAGAGGCTGGTGTTGCTGTGTCCGCTGGGCTTGAGCTTTTGCCTGTGACTGAGCTTCGTAGTCCAGAAGGAGGTCAGGAGAGTCGTGTCGACGACAGTGGGCCACCATTACTGTGCGGATAGTGCTGGCATTGATGTTCTGGATCTTAAAGAGACGCTTCACCACATTCACATTCTCTGACTCAATGTCCTAAACATGCAAAGGGGTAACACTGAGTGAGTTGTTAGGACAAAAATACCAAATACCTAATAGCTACATACATCCATAACCATAAGATGTTCAGctagaaatacatatttttttgttttattggcaTGAATACTGTTTCTTATAATTAATTTACCACAATGAAAATAAGTGGAATATTAAAAtgggttttataaaaaaaataaaattggtgaGAAAGGCACATTGTTGTAACACTGGGTAACAGAATTTCTGACTATTCAATTTCGTAAAGCAGTGGGGAAAAactaatcataaaattattttttattattatcattaaacaGTGGTTTACTGAAAAAATTGCTCTAGTGAGCCCTTTTACATTAGGCCTACTATAAGAATACAGTTAACAACAGCCCAAACTTCAatctaattactatttatttttaaacaagcaaaactcaacttaaaaaaatgtatgcaaacatGATAATTGCAattgttaattgtttttaaattcacttctaaactataaaaaaatctacttgttgttgaaatatatttatacagtgcCTCTCCTAACTGGTTtcataacagatttttttaaaacattaaataattaagacatcaTTAACAGGTTTAGTGTATTAGGGCTGTCGAAATggctaaaaaaatgtatttcaaatttttAACTTACATATTAACAATATTCGAATTTAAAAGGCATAATTTCAcatagcgaaaaaaaaaaaaaaacttttgtcaagtcttaagaaatgttttttaaatgttgaccttacattaattttacatagcTTTCTAAACATGgagctctcttgtgcgagacgtgAGTGCAATGCTGATAGATGCCCCTCTATAAAATGTGATAAacatgcattctgtgtgaatggcttggtttcagttttgacgtaAACATCTTTTTTCCACAATTTTTGAATGAACAACATAGCAGCGCCATATTTAGTGGGTTCAACTGGATAAActaacaaaagcattaaaatgcaatgaCACTTACATTGTCAATGCATTACGTTCACTACTGATAAGGCTGCTTGGCGCtcacctaaaattcgaatgcaacgtttttgcattagaatgtggatttttattttaaattcgactcATTTTCTAAATTCGAATAGTTTTTTGACAGCCTTAATGGTTACATAGTCTAATATTTTTTGAAATGCTCTTCTCTAGACTATTTATAGCGCACTAACGAGCTGTGGAAACTGATGACTTCCTGAGGTTAATGAAATGCTATGTGACATTTTGTTAACAAGCTGTTTTAATACTGTCTTTCCGCaattgaaacactgattgagttTGTATAAACTTACTTGGTaacaaatattgtttaaatacattttttttcaaggcCAGTAAAGAACATTTTCTCAATTAATCAACTACAGTTAATTTTGGACTCAGAACATCACTTTAAGACCCTAGAGAAGTGAACACATCTGGACCTGGAAGGCTTTGTTGAGCCAGAGCACAGAGCAGGAGGTCATGTTGCCAATCCAGTGAAGGTTACCAGAGATGAGGTGAGTCTCATTCAACCAGCAGCCGAAAACATCATATGGCTTATTTCTCACACGGGACAGCAGAGTGTAGTTCTCTACAGATCCAAAACAATAACATCAGTCAGAAATCTATTTACAGTGGGTGTATGTAATCAGTGTATGTAATGGCTGTCTCTACCCAAACTGATGACTGCGATCTCTCCAGAGGAGGAGTGATGTGGGCCCAGGTAGACCCCCGAGACCAGCAGCAGGGTGTCATCAGCATTAAACTGTGAGAACTGAGTGTAGCCCCAGTTAAACTGCCTCATGCTGGAGCTGTGAACCAAAGATATTGTGCCATCTGATCGCTCCGTGTCCCAAAGCTGTAAAAGCACATTAAGTGAATTTGTATTATTCAGTGAATAATAAAGCAGTAACAAACATAATATTTAGTAAAGACAAGCGTACATTTTTTTAGCATGGTGTCACTGACAAGTCATATTTGCTGTTATTTgatttgaaaaattattaaatgcataAGCTATCTTCATTTGTGCTAGGAACatttaattaatcaatcaatatAATGTCAAATTAGGTTGaataattattaaagaataaaaaaattgtggaacagCATCAGTGTTATGCAGTACTCTGACATGTCATGCCAACTACCCAGATGttctttttttgcatataaccGTAGAGATTGTATGTTATGGCTGGCATATGCAAATCATTTCTTTCATTCTGACAGAAGTCTGCTAGATTATAAATCAGAATTATCTGTGTAAACATTTGAGATGTGATCTTTATGAAGCGAGCAGTAAGCAGTCTTACCTTAACAGTACAGTCCTTGGAGCAGGAAGAGAAGCGATGTCCACGGTGAGAGAAGGCCAAATGCAGGACCTGATCATGATGTTCCTTCAGAGTCTGAACCTCCACACAGGGAATGCAGTCATACAGCCGTTTGAACTCCCTGTACCATGACACAGCAGCTGCACACATGCAGGAAATGTACTGTTACTTTTAAAAGACGCAGAGAGTGCTGCCACAGTGTAACATTCATACATGACAGAGAGTCACGTGTCTTTTACTACAAAATAAACACTATATTACTTTTAGCTACAGATGTGAAGGTGTGtgattatatattttacacattaaTTCATTGCCTATGATGCAGTTTAAAGAATAAAGTTCAGCTACAGTACCAGGGTGGCGAGGCACAGAGTGCGGGATGCAGTAGTAGTTGTAGAAGAGCTCCCTCCAGAGGAACTCATCCCGCGACACAGCAAACCACTGACGACAGGTGAACCCAGCGCTCAGCACAGCCTTATGAGGGAGATGCAAGAAGATTTCCAGCACCAGGCTGTCCGGCAAGCCAGGGCCACTTGCCATCCTAACATCCTGAAAAGAACATAAATGACTTTCAACCGATTACATCAACAAAGGCTATTTTGCTTTTGTTACAGTATATTAACAATGACTAATAGCTATCAAGCCAAACATTAACAATGGCTATTTTGTACCACTTAAACATTCATTAACCTTTAAAAGAACGTTTCTCTGGGACCTTTTCTCTGATGATAACCGTGCTGTTGCTTAATAGTGAACTTAATTTGCTCTTGGtgcaccacacaccagcttattgttggagaggagacagagtgatgaagccaatcagtagatatAGGGATTGTTAGGAGGGCATGACAATCAGAGGCCAATGGGAAAATtttggccaggatgccgaggtcacacctctacacttttcgaaagacatcctggtatttttaatgaccacagaaagtcaggacctcagtttaacgtctcatccgaaggacagtgcttgttgacagtatagtgtccccatcactacactggggcgctaggaggacccacacagaccacagggtgagcaccccttGCTGGCCTCACTAgtacctcttccagcagcaacctagtttctccaggaggtctcccatccaggtactgaccaggctcaaccctgctttgCTTCAGTGGGCGACCAGTCTTGGGCGACAGGGTGATATGCAGcagtttttaatgtaaattagaTTGCATAATTTTGAAATTTGAGCTGAATGAGACACAGATTCCCTCTCTGCCAGCAAGTGGCGCTTTAAACTTTTCCTTGgtttccgctgtaaacaaagcagcgctgcacttattaactttaatatgcattataaagaggcaagaaaaaaaaacatcttaacatttctaaagacagtaagctCCCCTCAGACATACATTAATATAAACTCTCACCCATAATTAAATcgcgatttgtttagcatctcaaccaaTTTGAATCATCACATGTTTTCATCGATTTTCAACCGGCTTGctgttaatcgttacatccctataaACAGTTTATAAAACAAGTTACTTTACCTATTGATCACTATTGTTTTCTACTGAAGACAGGAGTacgatgtttattttaaaaaaatccaccAAATTGTGGCATTTAATAGTTgatttgataataaataaattactgtcTGTCTCTAGTCTTTAGAAGTCTATCTTTCAAGAAGATGTCCATCCACTATAGTGGGTAAAAAGTGGGACTCACCCCTCTCATTTCTCTATACTAATTTAAGATCTGACAGCTGTAAATTATGACTAAGTAACACAGTCTCTTCTTCTCCACCCAgatgtttattttaagttttttcttttcttttttttttaggtaaaaagGTGTAAATTGAATCTAGAAAactatctaaaaatatatatatatatatatatatatatattaatccatCGCTTTGTAatctgtagatttttttttcactgatctgAATCAGTTAATCTAAGAGCTTTCAGCACATAAAGGATACtttcattaaacataaaaataaatgagcaTGGTATGCATACCCTTTCACTGCTGAatgtttagaatttataaaatgagatatattaaatgttattttatagcaGTGCAGTGAGTGCACCCATATACAAATTTGGTCACAGGATTtgattattgtttttatgttatgtCAGATGACCTGtctgtttttaatctaaattcaaCCTTCGTGATTAAATCTCCAgtgcagtaattttttttatgcaggCGACCAAATACGTTACATGTATCAAAACATTATGATAAACGGgtgaaaacatatatatttttgttaatttatgtaACCTGGCATAGAACAGAAATATACAGTTTGAAGTGCACATAATATAATActgctattttaatattgttcatTTGTGTTAGTAGCTAAAGCAGCTAATAACATAAGCTAAGCTCATTACCAAAGATCAGGGTAAACAAATATGAGCAAGCTTTGCAAAagcatatttcagataaatgttttattaaattgcaCATTACCTGCCAAAGGCCACAACCTGTGGAATACGTAGCAAGTTTATAGCTAAGGAAAATATAACATCCTCGACTTGTTTTAGCTCCGTTTAAACGACTAGCACAATCCCTAGTCTACATTAATCGAACGTCGATGCGGCAGCGATACGTCCTGGAATAGCCCAGGTCAACATAGTCGATCACAGAAGATGTTTACGTCTGGTATCTTGTATCAGGTATCTTGTATCGGGTAGCTTGCAGTAAATTATTAGAGGATCCATTTGGATGAGCTATGTTACTATGACTGATTATGAGAGGTAAGTTTAAGCCTGAAATAAGCTCTTTAGCTGTATAATTATTTTCCCGTGTAATTATTAAATAGGCTACAGAATTttgattttgaattaaattatgtAACGTCATGTATGATAATTAAGGTGTGCATTTAATGAATATGTAAACAAACTACTAAGACTTTTATggaattttgatttaaaaatgtatgttaatgTCTTAGAAAACGTATGGATAAGAAAACTGACACTGGTCATATTACTTTACATGAGCAGGATATATAAGGTAATGGAAATTTATTGTAATTCCTGTAATTCTTTTTGGTTGTATATGTGTCATATGTATATCAAAACCTCACTATAACTTATTGTATCGTTCTTTATTGTATAATGTCCTTTTAGGTTGCATCCAAAATATTCCAACAGGAAACCATTGCATACcgagtttttgtttatttattttgcgtAGTCAGGACCAAAAGATCTAGATCTCTCTTTATATGCAACAGTTCTCACCCAACAGTTGCATCCGTGTTTCTTTCTCTATTAAATGTAGATGCAGTCGTGCTAGTATGAGCACAGAGTTGCTTAAGTGTTTAGTGAAGTATTATTTATGTGCTCTCAGGGCTTTCTTATCTGGCTGAGAGGTTGGCTTCATGTCTTACATCCTCAA
Above is a window of Carassius carassius chromosome 4, fCarCar2.1, whole genome shotgun sequence DNA encoding:
- the fbxw5 gene encoding F-box/WD repeat-containing protein 5, whose amino-acid sequence is MASGPGLPDSLVLEIFLHLPHKAVLSAGFTCRQWFAVSRDEFLWRELFYNYYCIPHSVPRHPAAVSWYREFKRLYDCIPCVEVQTLKEHHDQVLHLAFSHRGHRFSSCSKDCTVKLWDTERSDGTISLVHSSSMRQFNWGYTQFSQFNADDTLLLVSGVYLGPHHSSSGEIAVISLENYTLLSRVRNKPYDVFGCWLNETHLISGNLHWIGNMTSCSVLWLNKAFQDIESENVNVVKRLFKIQNINASTIRTVMVAHCRRHDSPDLLLDYEAQSQAKAQAQRTQQHQPLFFDLGNTDSEEEEDEHDEDKEDEERGEKRVSGHLPSCNPSGIQHVIHGHQSIATRDRELETKVARLMGSRSTKAPDPNLVTPTAPGEGEDKTYLIFTTGSLTYSPHQIGIKRIMPDQMTTCGPVLGEERSTDEFFDSLDHVIDIHGHIIGMGLSPDHRYLYVNSRAWPAGCVISDPMSPPPIAEEIDLHVIDLKSLREERRSLRAHRAFTPNDECFFIFLDVSRDFVASGAEDKHGYIWDRHYNICLAHLKHDDVVNSVAFSPADQELLLSASDDSTIKVWRSPRMVRLAEPLQRPPRARKLLSSLFGHRNANLNGKP